The following proteins are co-located in the Piscirickettsia litoralis genome:
- a CDS encoding questin oxidase family protein, which produces MLGELLDKYKPLSPFYQNYKLANHLPMVLISLSKMGANHQRLEKYAKFYIDRYHLQTAVADVNMVAIDHKNWLNHLGCYSCYSSYLIFFKNEFSKFGKDDFLVHYLPQFINGFAVHAYHPLIRLALSVDAGDDNDIPYAFAYWAAGFWRLSDQKPNFDLGSHDDILSHIQSKAEFNKVQASGENIEIRLQKIVTQLDLKKLPVLNIHENSLKDIASVLAKLYFSTQNFTVLHGVTSCHALRTILPYFKSQQRQELAIRNYWLSLSVVYVMLGCPKYEDIPEISQLLPTWATLFQLACEHSDPHVIKLVYSCYEEYCHYGDQLYHAIAAQKLGLLQDF; this is translated from the coding sequence ATGCTTGGTGAGTTACTTGATAAATATAAGCCATTATCGCCCTTTTACCAAAATTATAAATTAGCAAATCACTTGCCGATGGTTTTGATTAGTTTATCAAAAATGGGTGCAAATCATCAACGATTAGAAAAATATGCAAAGTTTTATATTGACCGATATCATTTGCAAACTGCTGTTGCTGATGTAAATATGGTGGCTATAGACCATAAAAACTGGTTAAATCATCTCGGTTGTTATTCTTGCTACTCGAGCTATTTGATCTTTTTTAAAAATGAGTTTTCAAAGTTTGGGAAAGATGATTTTCTAGTCCATTATTTGCCCCAGTTTATCAATGGATTTGCTGTTCATGCCTATCATCCGCTGATCCGTTTAGCATTGAGTGTTGATGCTGGAGATGACAATGATATTCCTTATGCCTTTGCGTATTGGGCCGCTGGATTTTGGCGATTATCTGATCAAAAACCTAATTTTGATTTGGGTTCACATGATGATATTTTAAGCCATATCCAAAGTAAGGCTGAGTTCAATAAAGTTCAGGCCAGCGGAGAAAATATAGAGATTCGTTTGCAAAAAATAGTAACACAGCTGGATTTGAAAAAATTACCTGTGTTGAATATTCATGAAAATAGTTTAAAAGATATTGCTAGCGTGTTGGCAAAGTTATATTTTTCTACACAAAATTTTACTGTGTTGCATGGAGTAACGAGCTGTCATGCGTTACGAACAATTTTGCCTTATTTTAAATCGCAACAGCGCCAAGAGCTGGCAATTAGAAATTATTGGTTATCACTATCAGTTGTGTATGTTATGCTTGGCTGCCCAAAATATGAAGATATACCTGAAATTAGTCAACTCTTACCAACATGGGCAACGCTATTTCAGCTTGCATGTGAACATAGTGATCCACATGTTATAAAGTTGGTGTACAGTTGTTATGAAGAGTATTGCCACTATGGAGATCAGCTTTATCACGCCATAGCAGCACAAAAACTAGGGTTGTTACAAGATTTTTAA
- a CDS encoding PadR family transcriptional regulator gives MSRREHQGKLWQSLITGKSMSRTNKTQFAILGYLTKRDAMSGYDIKRLLEKVASFYWSESNSQLYPLLKKLLAQDMVTMAETQESGRKRNLYSITEKGREHLLTWLRQDVEETTIRNELMLKLSLAQHLSTTDTLEHIDYFAEQVQSRKRKLKKIQQHIENDHKNRQDQEYLLMTYRHSELILEAQEKWCKEVQKN, from the coding sequence TTGTCAAGAAGAGAGCACCAGGGTAAGCTGTGGCAAAGCTTAATTACTGGAAAGTCCATGTCCCGTACCAACAAAACACAATTTGCTATTCTTGGCTATCTCACCAAGCGCGATGCTATGTCAGGCTATGATATTAAAAGACTCCTTGAGAAAGTCGCTTCTTTTTACTGGTCAGAGAGCAACTCACAGCTCTACCCCCTGTTAAAAAAGCTGCTCGCCCAAGACATGGTCACTATGGCAGAAACACAAGAGTCTGGTAGAAAGCGTAATCTTTATAGCATCACAGAAAAAGGCCGTGAGCACCTATTAACGTGGCTGCGCCAAGATGTTGAAGAAACAACAATACGTAATGAGCTTATGTTAAAATTGAGCCTTGCTCAGCACTTATCAACAACAGACACCTTGGAGCATATTGACTATTTTGCCGAACAAGTCCAAAGTCGCAAACGCAAACTCAAAAAAATTCAACAGCACATCGAAAATGATCATAAAAATCGTCAAGATCAAGAATATTTGTTAATGACTTATCGGCACTCGGAGCTTATTTTAGAAGCCCAGGAAAAATGGTGTAAAGAAGTGCAAAAAAACTAA
- the hppD gene encoding 4-hydroxyphenylpyruvate dioxygenase, whose product MTDANAANVGPTTTINPMQTQGFSFLEFTASKNPEHFTTTFTNLGFSKIAVHARKDVELWKQGNIHFLVNRDSNSASQKFSDQHGPCTSAMGFRVKDASFAFERAVELGAEVFTGEGVIDVPAIYGIGGSVLYFVSEDYDLESEFEIIAGVDMNSTNMGLVELDHVTHNVLRGNMDKWAGFYEKLFNFREIRYFDIEGKLTGLKSRAMTSPCGKIRIPINESSDDKSQIEEFINEFNGEGIQHIALTSSNIYKSVENIRSNGVTFLDTPDTYYEGIAKRVPWHSESVEDLHKNKILIDGAPTADGGLLLQIFTDTVIGPAFFEIIQRKGDEGFGEGNFQALFDSIELDQVRRGVLKDE is encoded by the coding sequence ATGACAGATGCGAATGCTGCGAACGTGGGACCTACGACGACGATTAACCCTATGCAAACTCAAGGGTTTTCATTTCTTGAGTTTACAGCAAGTAAAAATCCAGAACACTTTACTACAACATTTACTAATTTAGGCTTTAGTAAAATTGCGGTGCATGCAAGGAAAGACGTAGAATTATGGAAGCAAGGCAATATCCATTTTCTTGTTAATCGTGATTCAAATAGTGCATCACAAAAATTCTCTGACCAGCATGGCCCCTGTACTTCAGCCATGGGTTTTCGTGTAAAGGATGCTAGCTTTGCCTTTGAGCGTGCGGTAGAACTGGGTGCAGAAGTGTTCACTGGTGAAGGCGTGATTGATGTGCCTGCGATTTATGGCATTGGTGGTAGTGTCTTATACTTTGTTAGTGAAGACTATGACCTTGAAAGCGAGTTTGAGATTATTGCCGGTGTTGATATGAATAGTACAAATATGGGCTTGGTTGAGTTGGATCATGTCACCCATAATGTTTTGCGCGGTAACATGGATAAATGGGCTGGCTTTTATGAAAAGCTCTTTAACTTTCGTGAGATTCGTTATTTTGATATTGAAGGCAAACTGACAGGCCTTAAAAGTCGCGCAATGACCAGCCCTTGTGGAAAAATTCGTATTCCTATCAACGAGTCTTCTGATGATAAATCTCAAATCGAAGAGTTCATCAATGAGTTTAATGGTGAAGGAATTCAGCACATTGCTTTGACTTCAAGCAATATTTACAAATCTGTTGAAAATATCCGTTCTAACGGTGTGACATTCTTAGATACACCAGATACGTATTACGAGGGCATTGCTAAGCGTGTGCCTTGGCACAGCGAATCTGTTGAAGATTTACACAAGAATAAAATTTTAATTGATGGTGCGCCGACGGCTGATGGCGGTCTATTATTGCAAATCTTTACTGATACAGTAATTGGCCCCGCATTTTTTGAGATCATTCAACGTAAGGGCGATGAAGGGTTTGGTGAGGGTAATTTCCAAGCTTTATTCGACTCAATTGAATTAGACCAAGTTAGACGTGGTGTTTTAAAAGACGAATAA
- a CDS encoding fumarylacetoacetate hydrolase family protein: MKLATLKDGSRDGKLIVVSRDLKKAVTVSSIAKTLQVALDDWVNTEPKLQEIYIGLNQNEIADSFDFNENACMSPLPRAYQWADGSAYVNHVELVRKARGAKMPESFWHDPLMYQGGSDSFIGPRDDIQAESTDFGIDFEAELAVITGDVAMAADPKAAKENIRLFMLVNDVSLRSLIPAELAKGFGFFQSKPSSSFSPVAITPDELAEAWDGEKVHLPMMVHLNNKLFGKPNAGVDMTFNFPELVSHAAKTRPLAAGAIVGSGTISNVDRSSGSCCLAEKRMLEIIESGEAKTPFMQFGDKIRIEMFNQQGQSLFGAIDQQVVEYSK, from the coding sequence ATGAAATTAGCAACTTTAAAAGATGGTAGCCGCGATGGCAAGCTGATTGTTGTCAGTCGTGATTTAAAAAAAGCAGTCACAGTAAGCTCTATTGCGAAGACGTTGCAGGTTGCTCTGGATGATTGGGTGAATACCGAGCCTAAATTACAAGAAATATACATCGGTTTGAATCAAAATGAAATCGCTGATAGTTTTGACTTTAATGAAAATGCTTGCATGTCACCATTGCCGCGTGCTTATCAATGGGCTGATGGCAGTGCGTATGTGAATCATGTTGAGCTAGTGCGTAAGGCACGTGGTGCGAAAATGCCAGAGAGTTTTTGGCATGATCCGTTAATGTATCAAGGCGGCAGTGATTCTTTTATCGGCCCTCGTGATGATATTCAGGCTGAAAGCACAGATTTTGGTATCGACTTTGAGGCTGAGTTAGCAGTGATTACTGGTGATGTTGCGATGGCAGCAGATCCTAAGGCTGCTAAAGAGAATATTCGTTTATTTATGTTAGTTAACGATGTATCGTTACGTAGTTTGATTCCAGCAGAACTCGCTAAAGGCTTTGGTTTTTTCCAATCTAAACCATCGAGCAGTTTTTCTCCAGTGGCAATTACTCCAGATGAATTAGCAGAAGCTTGGGATGGTGAAAAAGTGCACTTACCGATGATGGTGCATTTAAATAATAAGCTTTTTGGCAAGCCTAATGCTGGTGTAGATATGACGTTTAACTTCCCTGAACTTGTCTCTCATGCGGCTAAAACGCGTCCATTGGCTGCGGGTGCAATTGTGGGTTCTGGTACTATCTCTAATGTTGATCGAAGCTCTGGCTCATGTTGTTTAGCAGAAAAGCGCATGCTGGAGATTATTGAAAGTGGTGAAGCTAAAACACCTTTTATGCAATTTGGCGACAAAATTCGCATAGAAATGTTTAATCAACAAGGTCAGAGCCTATTCGGTGCCATCGATCAGCAAGTTGTAGAATATAGCAAATAA
- the hisC gene encoding histidinol-phosphate transaminase, translating into MPLFKRLLKTNPMQDDETMSLNLDELAPAFIREVIPYKPGKSIDELKREYGLETIIKLASNESPLPPSQKVKVAIEQAAHDVARYPEDAAPVLRERLAKKDGVKPEQIVIGAGSSENLGMLIRCFVSEGDEVVVSEHAFSVYRIFGKMSGASIIQTAAKHYGHDLEAMLAAVTEKTKIVFIANPNNPTGTWLTFNEIQNFLKEVPENVLVVLDEAYYEYVEDENYQSAISLLDQHTNLVITRTFSKAYGLGSLRVGYSISSSDLVNYMMRVRYSFNCNSIAVAAALAALEDKDYLEKNLANNHQGLIYLKSCFDKLGLEYVPSATNFILVKVGERAMDVFNALLKEGVIVRPTVADGLADFLRVSVGLPEENQLFITKFEKVLKEIL; encoded by the coding sequence ATGCCTTTATTCAAGCGGCTCCTGAAAACCAACCCGATGCAGGATGATGAAACCATGTCATTAAATCTAGATGAACTTGCCCCTGCTTTCATTCGTGAAGTGATTCCGTATAAACCAGGTAAAAGTATTGATGAGCTTAAACGTGAATATGGCTTAGAAACGATTATTAAACTTGCCAGTAATGAAAGTCCATTGCCACCTTCTCAAAAGGTCAAGGTCGCAATAGAGCAGGCAGCCCATGATGTTGCCCGCTATCCGGAAGATGCGGCGCCTGTTTTGCGTGAGCGCTTAGCTAAAAAAGATGGAGTTAAGCCTGAGCAAATTGTGATTGGCGCAGGCTCTTCTGAAAACCTAGGTATGCTAATTCGCTGCTTTGTTAGCGAGGGTGATGAGGTTGTGGTTTCTGAACATGCCTTCTCGGTCTATCGTATTTTTGGCAAGATGTCAGGGGCGAGTATTATTCAAACAGCCGCTAAACATTATGGCCATGATTTAGAGGCGATGTTAGCAGCAGTTACTGAAAAAACAAAAATTGTTTTTATTGCTAATCCAAATAATCCAACAGGTACTTGGTTAACTTTTAATGAGATACAAAATTTCTTAAAAGAAGTGCCAGAGAATGTTTTGGTTGTGCTCGATGAAGCCTATTATGAATACGTTGAAGATGAGAATTATCAATCAGCAATAAGTTTACTTGACCAGCATACTAATTTAGTAATTACCCGAACTTTTTCCAAGGCCTATGGCTTGGGAAGTTTACGTGTAGGCTATAGTATTAGTTCAAGCGATTTGGTGAACTATATGATGCGAGTGCGCTATAGCTTTAACTGTAATAGTATTGCTGTCGCCGCAGCCTTAGCGGCATTAGAAGATAAAGATTATCTGGAAAAAAATCTTGCTAATAATCATCAAGGTTTAATTTATTTAAAATCATGTTTTGATAAATTAGGCTTAGAATATGTCCCTTCTGCAACTAACTTTATTTTGGTGAAAGTAGGAGAGCGAGCAATGGATGTTTTTAATGCTCTGCTTAAAGAAGGCGTGATTGTGCGCCCAACGGTTGCAGATGGTTTAGCTGATTTCTTGCGTGTTAGCGTTGGGCTACCCGAAGAAAATCAATTATTCATCACTAAATTTGAGAAGGTTTTAAAAGAGATTTTGTGA
- a CDS encoding MFS transporter encodes MARDVYAKERLVKVIGMIMLAIGVCPVLGPLLGGYLQGWFDWRASFELLVVLGNFLSVFYYSYI; translated from the coding sequence ATTGCCCGTGATGTCTATGCGAAAGAGCGCCTGGTAAAGGTGATCGGCATGATTATGCTAGCCATCGGTGTATGCCCTGTGTTGGGTCCTTTATTAGGCGGGTATTTGCAAGGTTGGTTTGATTGGCGTGCGAGCTTTGAGTTGCTTGTTGTTTTGGGTAATTTTTTATCTGTTTTTTATTATAGTTACATTTAA
- the maiA gene encoding maleylacetoacetate isomerase, producing the protein MKLYGYFRSSASFRVRIALALKEINYENIPVHLLNEGGEQYKADYTEINPQQLVPSLIDGEAVITQSLAIVEYLDAKYPGVMPLVPKDIWLAAKARQIAYAIACDIHPMNNLRVLQYLKGELKVDDEVKNTWYHHWVLTGFTAIEKMLGETCDQYCLGDQLSLADVCLIPQVYNAKRFNCDLTKFPRILAIYEHCMEHDAFIQAAPENQPDAG; encoded by the coding sequence GTGAAGCTTTATGGTTATTTTCGTTCTTCAGCAAGCTTTCGAGTTAGAATTGCTTTAGCACTCAAAGAAATTAATTATGAAAATATTCCAGTTCATTTATTAAATGAGGGTGGTGAGCAATATAAAGCGGATTACACGGAGATTAACCCTCAACAGCTTGTTCCAAGCTTGATTGATGGTGAAGCGGTGATCACGCAGTCACTCGCAATTGTTGAGTATTTAGATGCTAAATACCCAGGTGTCATGCCACTTGTGCCAAAGGACATTTGGCTTGCTGCAAAAGCGCGGCAAATTGCCTATGCTATCGCTTGCGATATTCACCCAATGAATAACTTACGTGTATTACAGTACTTGAAAGGTGAGTTAAAGGTGGATGATGAAGTAAAAAATACGTGGTATCATCATTGGGTTTTAACTGGTTTTACTGCAATTGAAAAAATGCTCGGTGAAACTTGTGACCAATATTGTTTGGGTGACCAGCTAAGCCTGGCGGATGTGTGCTTAATTCCTCAGGTTTATAATGCCAAGCGTTTTAATTGCGATTTAACAAAGTTCCCACGTATTTTGGCAATTTATGAGCATTGTATGGAGCACGATGCCTTTATTCAAGCGGCTCCTGAAAACCAACCCGATGCAGGATGA
- a CDS encoding Bcr/CflA family efflux MFS transporter, translating to MMKSNQYHNYWFTIPILCFAVILGPMGVDLYAPSLPWIAKGLNASPHLTRLTLPCFSYGVAIGSLIFGTLSDAFGRKKPLTIGLALYVVISLLCTASPNVYSLLALRFMQGFFLASLFVGYRAFIADVYGPVNKIQHAMAPIGLFFSLSPIISPFIGAYLQHFLGWEANFVFLAAYGALVLCAFLILPETHWQRTPIHKQQIFKRYLQILTTPVFWVGILFMSVSSIIVIFAVTGSFLIQDILGYSAITFGHTALSLGAACFVGSYVYRFMQSRFKLARIVISNLLAALASAIILAILSIQFPINFWAITIPVFAIFFFISCAGLYQVGTGICISLFPEMAGTAGAASSIIYLLVLSLLVSLASLLKVQTAIPLAIFYLIILITLLVVAIIFSATSSGRAKMG from the coding sequence ATGATGAAAAGCAACCAATATCATAATTACTGGTTCACTATCCCCATTCTTTGCTTTGCAGTGATACTCGGTCCTATGGGTGTCGACCTCTATGCACCTTCTTTACCATGGATAGCAAAAGGGTTAAACGCTAGTCCTCACCTAACCAGACTAACCTTGCCATGTTTTTCTTATGGCGTTGCAATTGGATCACTTATCTTTGGCACTTTATCAGATGCTTTTGGGCGAAAAAAACCACTGACTATTGGGCTAGCTCTCTACGTGGTTATCAGCTTACTTTGCACTGCTTCGCCTAATGTTTACTCTTTATTAGCATTAAGGTTTATGCAAGGATTTTTTTTAGCCTCCTTGTTTGTTGGCTATAGAGCGTTTATTGCCGATGTCTACGGACCTGTGAATAAAATTCAGCATGCAATGGCACCGATTGGTTTATTTTTTTCACTAAGCCCAATAATTTCACCATTTATCGGCGCTTATTTACAACACTTCTTGGGTTGGGAGGCCAACTTTGTTTTTTTAGCCGCATATGGAGCACTGGTCTTATGTGCATTTCTCATCCTTCCTGAAACTCATTGGCAACGCACACCTATACACAAGCAACAAATCTTCAAACGATACCTTCAAATTCTAACAACGCCTGTTTTTTGGGTAGGTATATTGTTTATGAGTGTTTCCAGTATCATTGTTATATTTGCGGTCACCGGTTCATTTTTGATACAAGATATACTCGGCTATAGCGCAATCACTTTTGGTCATACGGCACTCTCTCTTGGAGCTGCATGCTTTGTTGGTAGTTATGTTTATCGTTTTATGCAAAGCCGTTTTAAGCTTGCCCGAATTGTTATTTCAAATTTATTAGCTGCACTAGCTTCAGCGATTATATTAGCAATACTGTCAATTCAGTTCCCTATTAACTTTTGGGCGATAACAATCCCTGTGTTTGCAATTTTCTTCTTTATTTCATGCGCAGGACTTTATCAAGTGGGTACAGGCATCTGCATTAGTTTATTTCCCGAAATGGCAGGTACAGCAGGAGCTGCGTCGTCTATTATATATTTACTGGTACTTTCCCTACTTGTATCGCTTGCCAGCCTTTTGAAAGTGCAAACAGCCATACCATTGGCAATTTTTTACTTAATAATACTCATAACGCTTCTTGTTGTTGCAATTATATTTTCAGCAACAAGTAGCGGTCGCGCTAAAATGGGCTAG
- a CDS encoding MFS transporter — protein MEKRLTICFYVVLSVCLITPLGNDIFLPSLPDMAQYFHTSHIQWVMSFFLFGLALPQLVYGPLFDRFGRKPVLIGGLIIFTIASIGVAAATSIEMLLTSRFFPSNRCLLLCCWKFSHCP, from the coding sequence TTGGAAAAAAGATTAACTATTTGTTTTTATGTTGTTTTGTCGGTTTGTTTAATCACTCCTCTGGGCAATGATATATTTTTGCCTTCTTTGCCGGATATGGCGCAGTATTTTCATACTAGTCATATACAGTGGGTGATGAGTTTCTTTTTATTTGGCTTAGCGTTGCCTCAATTAGTCTATGGGCCGTTATTCGATCGTTTTGGTCGTAAACCTGTGCTAATTGGCGGTTTGATTATCTTTACTATAGCAAGCATAGGCGTTGCTGCGGCAACCTCGATAGAGATGTTGTTAACATCACGGTTTTTTCCAAGCAATCGGTGCTTGTTGCTCTGTTGCTGGAAGTTTAGCCATTGCCCGTGA
- a CDS encoding phenylalanine 4-monooxygenase — translation MGNEEENNGDFLSAYEKGELAGSDPRCAPVKLDGPMLVGKQFPELQYSAEQHNTWKTLFQRQIKILEGRASHDFIEGVKKLDLPSDHLPSVHKLNDKLHQFHDWQVGYSPGLLEGTQFIAALADRVIPSTNYIREPHELDYTPAPDMFHEIFGHMPLITNPYFSEFFQDFGKASLNADEKTAIKLERFYWFTVEFGLIQEATGTRIYGAGILSSYNETLHCLTDKVEKMAI, via the coding sequence ATGGGAAATGAAGAGGAAAATAACGGCGATTTTTTAAGCGCTTACGAAAAAGGTGAGCTTGCAGGCAGTGACCCACGCTGCGCGCCTGTCAAATTAGATGGGCCCATGCTAGTGGGCAAGCAATTTCCTGAGCTCCAATATTCTGCAGAGCAACACAACACCTGGAAAACACTTTTTCAGCGTCAAATTAAAATCTTAGAAGGACGTGCAAGCCATGACTTCATCGAAGGCGTGAAAAAATTAGATCTGCCTTCTGATCACCTTCCTTCTGTGCATAAACTCAACGACAAGCTTCACCAGTTTCATGACTGGCAAGTCGGCTATTCGCCTGGGTTACTTGAAGGCACTCAATTTATCGCCGCTCTAGCGGACCGAGTCATTCCCTCCACCAATTATATCCGCGAGCCTCATGAGCTAGACTACACGCCTGCACCAGACATGTTTCATGAGATATTTGGCCATATGCCATTGATTACTAATCCTTATTTTTCAGAGTTTTTCCAAGATTTTGGCAAAGCCTCATTGAATGCAGACGAAAAAACAGCAATTAAATTAGAACGTTTTTATTGGTTTACCGTTGAGTTTGGCCTAATCCAAGAGGCGACAGGCACGCGGATATATGGTGCAGGAATTCTCTCTTCCTATAACGAAACCTTACATTGCCTCACCGACAAAGTAGAAAAAATGGCCATTTAA
- the thiC gene encoding phosphomethylpyrimidine synthase ThiC yields the protein MSTKNNHNTAAEDFSVAKRLRQPFTGSKKIFQQGSRDDLIVTMRAVEQTDTPLEHGLEKNPDIPLYDTSGPYTDPNINIDLSQGLTSIRTAWIQERNDTEELSGYSSNFTQQHLSQEQWKVPQFKRTRKPLRAKAGHNVSQMHYAKRGIITPEMEYVAIRENARRQDIQDQTLTSQHLGAHFGANIPTEITPEFVRSEVACGRAIIPANINHPEIEPMIIGRNFRVKINANIGTSAVTSSISEEVEKMIWATRWGADNVMDLSTGKHIHETREWILRNSPVPIGTVPIYQALEKVDGKAEELTWEMYRDTLIEQAEQGVDYFTIHAGVLLRHIPLTAKRMTGIVSRGGSIMAKWCLAHHKESFLYTHFHEICEIMKAYDVSFSLGDGFRPGSIADANDRAQFAELETLGELTKVAWEHDVQTMIEGPGHIPAQLIKDNVDKELHDCFEAPFYVLGPLVTDVAPGYDHITSGIGATMIGWYGAAMLCYVTPKEHLGLPDKHDVRDGVIAYKIAAHAADIAKGYPGAQIRDNALSKARFEFRWEDQFNLSLDPEKARSMHDETMPKEAHKVAHFCSMCGPHFCSMKITQDVRDYAHQQSLNNNEALSQGMQEKSEEYKKSGLYNKV from the coding sequence ATGTCTACAAAAAATAATCATAACACTGCCGCTGAAGACTTTAGTGTTGCCAAACGCTTACGCCAACCTTTTACCGGCTCAAAAAAAATATTTCAACAAGGTTCTCGCGATGATTTAATCGTGACCATGCGTGCCGTTGAACAAACGGATACGCCTTTAGAGCACGGTTTAGAGAAAAACCCAGATATTCCTCTTTACGACACATCTGGACCCTATACCGACCCAAACATCAATATTGATTTAAGCCAAGGATTAACCAGCATACGCACCGCTTGGATTCAAGAGCGCAATGATACCGAAGAACTTTCAGGCTATAGCTCAAATTTTACTCAGCAGCACTTAAGCCAAGAACAGTGGAAAGTCCCACAGTTTAAGCGCACCAGAAAGCCACTAAGAGCAAAAGCAGGTCATAATGTCAGCCAAATGCATTATGCCAAGCGCGGCATTATCACCCCTGAAATGGAATATGTCGCCATTCGCGAGAATGCTCGCCGTCAAGACATTCAAGACCAAACACTCACCTCACAACATTTAGGCGCACATTTTGGCGCGAATATCCCAACAGAAATTACCCCTGAATTTGTCCGCTCAGAAGTCGCCTGTGGCCGTGCGATTATTCCGGCAAATATTAATCACCCAGAAATCGAACCGATGATCATCGGCCGTAACTTCCGCGTTAAAATCAATGCCAATATTGGCACCTCTGCGGTGACGTCATCCATCAGCGAAGAAGTGGAGAAAATGATCTGGGCTACACGCTGGGGGGCAGATAATGTCATGGACTTATCCACAGGAAAACACATCCATGAAACCCGTGAGTGGATTTTACGCAACTCTCCTGTCCCTATCGGTACCGTTCCTATTTATCAAGCACTAGAAAAAGTGGACGGCAAAGCCGAAGAACTCACTTGGGAGATGTATCGCGACACCCTCATTGAACAAGCCGAGCAAGGTGTCGATTATTTTACCATTCATGCCGGCGTCTTACTCCGTCATATTCCACTGACCGCCAAGCGCATGACAGGCATCGTCTCACGCGGTGGTTCTATCATGGCCAAATGGTGCTTAGCGCATCATAAAGAGAGCTTTTTATATACTCATTTTCATGAGATTTGTGAAATCATGAAAGCCTATGATGTCTCTTTTTCTTTGGGGGATGGCTTTCGCCCAGGCTCGATTGCCGATGCCAATGATAGAGCACAATTCGCTGAATTAGAAACGTTGGGTGAGCTGACTAAAGTGGCTTGGGAGCACGATGTTCAAACCATGATCGAAGGACCCGGTCATATCCCAGCTCAATTAATTAAAGACAATGTTGATAAAGAGTTACACGATTGCTTCGAAGCACCTTTTTATGTCCTCGGGCCTTTAGTCACCGATGTTGCTCCAGGTTATGATCATATCACCTCTGGCATTGGTGCCACCATGATCGGCTGGTATGGTGCTGCCATGCTCTGTTATGTGACCCCAAAAGAACACTTAGGCTTGCCAGACAAGCATGATGTACGTGATGGGGTCATCGCCTACAAGATCGCCGCTCACGCAGCAGACATTGCCAAAGGCTACCCTGGCGCGCAAATTAGGGATAACGCCTTATCAAAAGCTCGTTTCGAATTCCGCTGGGAAGACCAGTTCAACTTAAGCTTAGATCCTGAAAAAGCACGTTCTATGCATGATGAAACCATGCCCAAAGAAGCACATAAGGTCGCCCATTTTTGCTCGATGTGTGGTCCACACTTTTGCTCGATGAAAATCACTCAGGACGTTAGAGACTATGCTCACCAGCAAAGCCTCAATAATAATGAGGCATTAAGTCAGGGTATGCAAGAAAAGTCTGAAGAATATAAAAAATCGGGTTTATATAATAAAGTATAG
- a CDS encoding MFS transporter, giving the protein MASRRFSRLVFTKIYHYPVAEVGELFALNGIGILGMGLVSPSIANRFGLSVWLRVGAGLICFAGLLLFVTHLVWPNSSLSVILPVLMTTTAIGIIRPTASAGAMRLVDRKIAGSAASLFNFASFIGGGVSTLTISFLPLSVNTLAGLIFVFGLFAILFAYSTAIKFTKTNERSLKLTGA; this is encoded by the coding sequence TTGGCATCGCGACGATTTTCCCGTTTAGTTTTTACTAAGATATATCATTATCCTGTGGCTGAAGTAGGTGAGTTATTTGCCTTAAATGGTATCGGTATACTGGGAATGGGGTTGGTTTCACCCAGTATTGCCAATCGTTTTGGCTTATCAGTTTGGTTACGAGTCGGTGCCGGGCTAATTTGCTTTGCTGGGCTGCTGTTATTTGTGACTCACCTGGTTTGGCCAAATTCATCTTTAAGTGTGATTTTGCCTGTATTGATGACAACGACTGCAATCGGTATTATTCGCCCTACTGCAAGTGCTGGAGCTATGAGACTGGTTGATCGAAAAATTGCAGGCTCTGCTGCATCGCTATTTAACTTTGCATCATTTATCGGCGGCGGTGTTTCAACCCTGACTATTTCCTTTTTACCACTCTCTGTTAATACGCTAGCGGGGCTGATCTTTGTCTTTGGCTTGTTTGCTATTTTATTTGCGTATAGCACAGCAATTAAATTTACAAAAACGAATGAAAGATCACTAAAATTAACGGGTGCATAG